The genome window GGCCTGCCAGTTCAAATGGCATATCCATTTTGGCATCCAGAGTATATTGGTTACTGGCCATTTTACGGGCAGATCGTGGCAGGAAAGTATCTTTAGCTATGGCCTTACGCTCGTCGACGCTCAAACCAGCATAAGCTCCTGTAGCATCGATCATTGTCAGTAACTGTGCACGTTCTGCCAGAGTAAAGGGCAAAGTACGGCCATGGTTTTGTGTATCGACATAAGATAAAGACACAAAACTGTTGCCCAGATCCCATTTGCCTTCGTGACTTAATGACCAGGTATCACGGGTAAATTCCTGAGTTGGGCTATAGCCAACCTGCGGGTTAGCACGGCGTGCCCAGGTACCACCACCTGCAGTACATTTTTGCTGTTGGTTGCCACCAGTGGTTGGCACAAAGCCTTTACAGAAATTACCTGCGGCCCAGATACTGTCAATATTGTCGACTGTACCTACAGGGTATTCTCGGCTGCCATCATCATTAATTACAGGGCTGTTATCGTATTCCTGGGTCGAGGTGTCGATATCAAACCAAATGGCCTGGTTCTCAGCAGGAGTCCAGCTCAGACGAGCACCTAACACTGTGCTGTCGTTATCTACTGTTTTACCGCCAGCGCCAAAACCTAATGAACGGCTACGCACTTCACCATTTGGATACACTACATCAGCATATTCTGGAGTAGATGCCATACGGTTGTATTCGCTACCACGAATGGACATACCCAATACGCCAGGGATCAGAGGCCCCATCACGTTGAAGTCAGTGGTGATCTCTTCCCCAAAACTGTCATCCGTTTGCGCTGTGCGGCTATGGCTGACTGAGCCAGCCCACTCGTTAGTGACTTTTTTGGTGATGATATTGATCACACCACCTAAAGCGTCGGCACCATACAAAGTAGAAGCAGGGCCACGTATCACTTCGATACGTTCTATGGTATCCAGAGGTGGCATATGACCAAACTGATTACCGCCAAAGTTATTTGGGTAAATATCACCATGGTTATTCTGACGTTTACCGTCGACCAGGATCAAAGTGTAATCCGACCCCATGCCACGCATACTGATAGTACCCTGACCTGTTTTGTCACGGGTTTCACCAATATCGACGCCTTCCAGATCACGTACTGCATCGAGCAAGGTAGTGTAAGGGCGGGTACGCAATTCTTCTGCTGTAATAACGGAAATACTGGCAGGAGCGTCCACCAGCTTTTGTTCAAAACCTGAAGCCGTAACCACGATGCGCTCAATAGGCTCATCTTTAACAGCTACTGCATCTTCTGCCTGAACTGTAGCTATCAGACCTAAAGCGAGCTGGGTGGCTAACACCAGTTTGGCCGGGCGGGACTTGAACATAAACACTCCTGTTGTTCGAACAGATCATCGCAAAGCGGATAAAATCTGACCTCGATTTGTAAAGATAAGTTAATAAATTTGCATGGCCGACAATGATAGTGATTCTCATTAGAAGATCAATAGCTATTGCGAACTATTTGCACTAGCAATTGTCACGTTGCGGGCCTGAACACAAAGGCGATCAATAAACAACTAAATCAGCCAGTTGCGAAAACCTTGCAAATAAGAACAATTCTCAGTAGCATGGCAGCTGATTTTTAGGGGGTACTGTGAAGAGTTCAGCTTTAGCTCGTTGGATGCGTTGGTTACATACCTACAGCGCTATGTTGGTGTTGTTGCTGTTGTTATTTTTTGCCATCACGGGCATCACCTTAAACCACCCTGAAATCAGCAGTAGCATGGGTAAAACCAGTCAGCAGTTGCAGTTGGAACTGCCGGAACAATTGCCGGATTTATTAAACCTGCCTGATGATCAGCAACAAGCCGCTCTGGTTTTGTATGTCGACTGGTTAAAGCAGGAACATCAGTTACAGGGTGGTTACAACCTGAATTTTTCGCCTGAAGACGAACTGCTGGAAATCGATTTTAAACGCCCTGCCGGTTATGCCGCTGTGGTGATTGATTTAGCAGAGCGCACTGCAGAGTTAGATGCTGAATTTGGTGGTTATCTGGCCTTGGCCAACGACTTACATAAAGGCCGTTACGCTGGCAGCAGCTGGAAATGGTTAATCGATATTACCGCTGTATTTTGTGTGTTGTTTGCCTTGTCGGGCTTTTATTTATTGTGGCGTCAGCCGAACAGAAGAGATTTTGGCAATGCCACAGCTATAGCTGGTGTGGTGTTGGCTCTATTAGCTTATATAGCGTCGTTTCACTAATTTAGAGTCGTTTCACTAAGAGGGAATTGTATGTACAAGTATTTAGTCGCTGCATTGCTGTTTTGTTGCGGCTCTGCCATGGCACAACAGGAACTGGAAATTCAGGTCGAACTGCCAAAAATTGATACCGGCACTTATCACAGACCTTATGTGGCGGTATGGATTGAAAACGAACAACAACAACCAGTGCGTTTAGTCGAAGCCTGGTTGGAAAAACCGGATTGGATAAAAGACTTACGTCGCTTCTGGCGCAAACTGGGCCGCAGTGAACCTCAATTAGTAGATGCAAAAACAGGTGCCACCAAAGGGCCAGGCAGCTACAAAGTGCGTTGGGATGGCAAAGACGAACAAGGCAAAGCTGTTGCTGCTGGTAACTATGTGCTTTTTGTTGAAGCAGCCCGTGAACAAGGCGGCCGTAATCTGGCTAAACAAGCATTCACATGGGACGGCAGTGCCGTTCAAATAGAAATAAAGGCCAGCAAAGAGCTGGGCAAAATTCAACTTACTTCTGTACAGGGAAAATAGTCCAATGAAAAAATCTATTCTGGCTTCATTATTGGTTGCAACAGCAGTGAGCGCTCCGGTTTTGGCTCACACTTTATGGGTAGTTCCAAGTCACTTTGTTTTATCTAAAACAGGCAGCTGGGTGTCGGCTGATGTCAGCGCCGCGAACATGACCTTTGTTGCTGACAAAGGTATTCCGGTAGATAACGTGGCTTTGTATACGCCTGACGGTAAAAAGCAGGCTATTGAGCATAAATACCAGGGTAAACGTAAATCTCAGGTCGATGCACAGTTAAATGCTGAAGGTACGTACAAACTGGAATTAGGCGGTCCTGTACGTTTCGGCACTATGTACAAAGTAGGTGATGAGCGCAAGCGCCTGATGGCTGACAAAAAGACCCGGGCTAAAGAGTTACCGGCTAATGCAACTGATGTAGTGACCAGCCAAAGCCGCAGTCGTTCAGTTGCGTTTATCACAGTCAACAAACCAACGTCTGAAGTACTGGCACTGAAAAACGAAGGTTTAGAGTTTAAAAGCTCTGTGCATCCAGCTGACATAGTAGCGGGTGAGCCTGTTACTTTTACCTTTTTAGTCAATGGTAAGGCGCAAGCTGGTGTGGAGCTGGAAGTGTCATACGAAGGCGAACGTTACCGCGACGAAGCAGGCCGTATTCAACATAAAACCGATGCAACTGGCCAGTTTACTTATACGCCTGTTGAAGCTGGTGTATTCCTGATTGAAGCATCCTATTCAGCCAAAGCTGAATCTGAGTTAGCCGACCAAGTCCGTGAAGGCTTAACTTTAACTTTAGAAGCTGCTTTACCTTAAATCTCAGCCTCTGTGTTTTTAGCACAGAGGCTTTCCTTTCGAAAAACTACAGCCTGATAGCAGAGTTACGCACCACCAGTTCTGGTTCAAATACGTTTTCCACTTCAAGATCATGCTTATACAAGTTTTTCAGTAGCCACAGGGCCGCCATCTTTCCCATTTCATGAATAGGGTTATTCACTGTGGTCAGCTTAGGTGAGACATAACGGGCAAAAGGAATATTGTCGTAACCAACAAAAGATAAATCCTGTGGGATTTTCATGCCACGTTCCAGGCACACCGAAATAGCGCCGGATACCATCTGATCGTTAGCGCAAACCACAGCAGTAAATTTTTTGTGTTGGCCGAACAGGTAGTTCATACCATCCACGCCGCTGTCTTCTTTGTAATCACCTTCAAAACACAGGGCAGGATCAAAGGAAACGCCTACTTCTGCCAAAGCTCGTTTATGGCCTTCAAGACGCTCTATTGCATCGTGTTTTTTCGAAGGTCCGGAAATATAGGCAATATCCCTATGGCCTAAATCAATCAGATGCCGGGTAGCCATATATCCACCTAACTCATTGTTCAGGTAAATACAGCAGTCGCTGATTTCGGCTATGTATCTGTTGATCAGCACTATAGGAGTTGAGCTTTGGCTAAGCTTAATCAGGTAGTCATCGGAGATAGCTTCTACATCCAGGATCAGTGCGTCACAGCCTTTGCTCAACAAAAACTCAACACTGTCTATTTCCTGAGCCGCATCACTGTGACCCACGGCAATAATGACATGGCGGTTATCAGCCCGCAGCGCGGCTTCAATTTCAGCCATCATAGGACCGTAATACGGGCCATCCAACTGTGAAACCAACACACCGACACTATTGGAGCAATTCGACGCCAAAGACTGCGCAAAAGTGTTAGGCCTGTAGCCTAATTCAGCCATAGCGGCTAATACCTTTTGTTTGGTCTTTTCGCTGACATTGGTGTTTTTATTCATCACTCTGGATACCGTAGCCAGAGATACACCTGCAAGCAGTGAAACGTCGTAAATGGTCGCCATATAGTGCTGTCACTTATTGTTAAGTCTAAGAGAATCGGGAACTACAGAGTAATTCAGCAAAGACTGAAGTGCTCTGTAGTCCGTCATATTATCAGCTTTTACATCCGTCATCCTTGAAAATGCAGCTTTGTTGACTGCGCTCCCTCGCCCCAGTCACATAGTGTGTCTATGTTCCTGGGGTCTCCCTTGCTTGTCGCCTCCCTGCAACTTTCAATGCTTTTGGATTTATTCTGCGACTCTCTTCAATTCCAACGTGATTTCATCAACTTTTTGTGTGTTGAGTTTATAAGCACCCATTACAAAAGCGACAATTAAAGAACCAATGGCTGGATACAAACTAAAAGCAAGCAATAAACCTGCCTTGGTTTCTTCGGTTTGAGTAACGTCTGCCTGATAACCTATACCAGCCAATAGCCAGCCACCCAAAGCTCCACCTACAGCTATGCCCATTTTGATAAAGAAAATAATAGAGGAATACACCATGCCTGTAGTGCGGATACCTGTGCGCCATTGGCCATAGTCTACGGTATCAGCCATCTTGGCCCACAGCAACGGCGTGCCGGTGTTAAATACCAGATTCCACAGCACATACAAAGCAATGGCGAGAGTGACATTATCAGCAGCGACAAAATAGCTGCTGGCACAAAGGGCCGCAGCCAAAATCTGGATACCGATATAGAGTTTTACTTTGCAGTAACGTTTTGCCAAAGGCTGAGCAACAATGCAACCGACCATACTGCCAAGCATACCCAAAGTGATAAATAAGGTGATACTGTCCGGCATTTCCAGATAATACTTCACGTAGTAAATAGCCAGTGTAGTACGTAAAACGTAACCACTCATCAGGCATAAAGCCACCAGCGCCAGTACACGCCACTGATCGTTTTTCCACAACTGACGGAAGTTATCCATATAGCTGCGGCTAACCGCTTCTTTAGGTGGATTGATACGCTCTTTAGTACCGTAAAAACAGGCCAAAAACATCAACACACCTAATGCACTCATCGCCATAATAGTCAGCTGATAGCCTTTAGCTCTGTCGCCCTGACCAAAAAACTCAACCAGAGGCAAAGTTAAAGCAGTCACCATCAGACCACCGAGCATGGCAAAGACAAAACGGTACGACTGCACCGACACCCGCTCTTTTGGATCAGCAGTGAGTACAGCACCTAAAGCACAATACGGAATATTGATAGCGGTATACACCAGCATCAGCAGGGTATAAGTGACAAAGGCATAGATCATTTTGCCTTCTTCACCAAAGTCTGGCGTAGTAAAAGCCAGCACGCTGATCAGGCCAAATGGCAAAGCAAACCAAAGCAAATAAGGACGGAATTTGCCGTATTTGCTTTCAGTGCGGTCGGCAATAGCCCCCATAATAGGATCTGTCACTGCGTCGATAATACGCACAGCCAGGAACATGGTGCCGACAAAAGCAGGCGAAATGCCATAAATATCGGTATAAAAAAACGTCAGAAACAACATGACGGTCTGGAATACTATATTGCTTGCCGTATCCCCCAGGCCATAAGCAATTTTTTCCTTAACACTAACCATGGTGAGCGCACCCTATATAAATTGTTGATTTGAAATTATTATTTTTTATAAATTAACGATTACTAATTAAGCGCTTATAAGCCAGACCGCTGTTTTTCACAGTTCTTTGTTGGCTGTTGTAGTCGACATACACTATACCAAACCGCTTTAAGTAGCCTTCAGCCCACTCAAAGTTATCCATTAAACTCCAGGCAAAATAACCCTGAATATCTACACCTTGCTCGACCGCCTGATGTACTGCATTCAGATGCGACTGGTAGTATGACAAACGCAGTTGGTCGTCGACTTCACTATTGTGCAGTTGATCGGCTGCTGCTGCACCATTTTCGGTAATGTAAACAGGAGGCAGTTTATATTTCTGATGCAAAGACACTAACAGATCGGTAAAGGCCTGTGGATAAATTTCCCAGCCAATATCTGTTTTAGGAGCATCAACCATATCGACTTCAATAAAGTCACGGCCTTCAGCGGCTTTATAGACAGTGCGGGTGTAGAAATTGACGCCTAAAAAGTCCAGCGGCGCTTTGATAATGTCGAAGTCACCTTCTTCAATCACTGGCTTGTCTTCATCCGCCAGCAAGGCGAAAGAATCAGGATAAGCACCATCAAATACTGGTTTGATATACCACTGGTTGAAGTATTCGTCGGCCAGCTGTGCCGCTCTTTGATCGGCAACACTGTCGGTTAGCGGATAAGCAGGTGTGAAGTTCAACACTATACCATTCATGCTGTTTGGGCTGTTTTTCTGCAGTACCTGCATTGCCAGACCATGAGCTAACAATAAGTGGTGCGCTGACTGACGGCCATAGGCTTTTTTAGTCAAGCCAGGAGCGTGAATACCGGCCTCATAACCTAAATACGAACTGCAAAACGGCTCATTTAAGGTCGCGTACGAATAAACTCTGTCACCAAAGGCTTTACTTAACTTGTCGGCATAATCCTGAAATAAGTAGGCCGTATTGCGATTCAACCAGCCGCCCTGGTCTTCAATATGTTGAGG of Rheinheimera sp. MM224 contains these proteins:
- a CDS encoding PepSY-associated TM helix domain-containing protein, which produces MKSSALARWMRWLHTYSAMLVLLLLLFFAITGITLNHPEISSSMGKTSQQLQLELPEQLPDLLNLPDDQQQAALVLYVDWLKQEHQLQGGYNLNFSPEDELLEIDFKRPAGYAAVVIDLAERTAELDAEFGGYLALANDLHKGRYAGSSWKWLIDITAVFCVLFALSGFYLLWRQPNRRDFGNATAIAGVVLALLAYIASFH
- a CDS encoding LacI family DNA-binding transcriptional regulator, with product MATIYDVSLLAGVSLATVSRVMNKNTNVSEKTKQKVLAAMAELGYRPNTFAQSLASNCSNSVGVLVSQLDGPYYGPMMAEIEAALRADNRHVIIAVGHSDAAQEIDSVEFLLSKGCDALILDVEAISDDYLIKLSQSSTPIVLINRYIAEISDCCIYLNNELGGYMATRHLIDLGHRDIAYISGPSKKHDAIERLEGHKRALAEVGVSFDPALCFEGDYKEDSGVDGMNYLFGQHKKFTAVVCANDQMVSGAISVCLERGMKIPQDLSFVGYDNIPFARYVSPKLTTVNNPIHEMGKMAALWLLKNLYKHDLEVENVFEPELVVRNSAIRL
- a CDS encoding glycoside-pentoside-hexuronide (GPH):cation symporter, with the translated sequence MVSVKEKIAYGLGDTASNIVFQTVMLFLTFFYTDIYGISPAFVGTMFLAVRIIDAVTDPIMGAIADRTESKYGKFRPYLLWFALPFGLISVLAFTTPDFGEEGKMIYAFVTYTLLMLVYTAINIPYCALGAVLTADPKERVSVQSYRFVFAMLGGLMVTALTLPLVEFFGQGDRAKGYQLTIMAMSALGVLMFLACFYGTKERINPPKEAVSRSYMDNFRQLWKNDQWRVLALVALCLMSGYVLRTTLAIYYVKYYLEMPDSITLFITLGMLGSMVGCIVAQPLAKRYCKVKLYIGIQILAAALCASSYFVAADNVTLAIALYVLWNLVFNTGTPLLWAKMADTVDYGQWRTGIRTTGMVYSSIIFFIKMGIAVGGALGGWLLAGIGYQADVTQTEETKAGLLLAFSLYPAIGSLIVAFVMGAYKLNTQKVDEITLELKRVAE
- a CDS encoding DUF4198 domain-containing protein: MKKSILASLLVATAVSAPVLAHTLWVVPSHFVLSKTGSWVSADVSAANMTFVADKGIPVDNVALYTPDGKKQAIEHKYQGKRKSQVDAQLNAEGTYKLELGGPVRFGTMYKVGDERKRLMADKKTRAKELPANATDVVTSQSRSRSVAFITVNKPTSEVLALKNEGLEFKSSVHPADIVAGEPVTFTFLVNGKAQAGVELEVSYEGERYRDEAGRIQHKTDATGQFTYTPVEAGVFLIEASYSAKAESELADQVREGLTLTLEAALP
- a CDS encoding TonB-dependent receptor domain-containing protein, giving the protein MFKSRPAKLVLATQLALGLIATVQAEDAVAVKDEPIERIVVTASGFEQKLVDAPASISVITAEELRTRPYTTLLDAVRDLEGVDIGETRDKTGQGTISMRGMGSDYTLILVDGKRQNNHGDIYPNNFGGNQFGHMPPLDTIERIEVIRGPASTLYGADALGGVINIITKKVTNEWAGSVSHSRTAQTDDSFGEEITTDFNVMGPLIPGVLGMSIRGSEYNRMASTPEYADVVYPNGEVRSRSLGFGAGGKTVDNDSTVLGARLSWTPAENQAIWFDIDTSTQEYDNSPVINDDGSREYPVGTVDNIDSIWAAGNFCKGFVPTTGGNQQQKCTAGGGTWARRANPQVGYSPTQEFTRDTWSLSHEGKWDLGNSFVSLSYVDTQNHGRTLPFTLAERAQLLTMIDATGAYAGLSVDERKAIAKDTFLPRSARKMASNQYTLDAKMDMPFELAGQHKAVFGTQVIRGELEDGVFGMESGTPGGVQEHNMWSVFAEDTWDATQEFSITAGLRRDDHEIFGSEMSPRLYGVYTLTEQWTIKGGVSTGFKTPKTTQLYDGVVGFGGQGTSPMFGNPDLEPETSTSTEIAAYWEHPDNHNFNITIFNNEFDDKIASQPCGAATALVCSSTGEYADLGYATSTKTVNIDNVTIKGAEVAGRWQIIDTIAFRANYTYTDSEQKSGANKGQPLTNTAKHMANLTIDWNATDELKVFLTSEIRTKRFRAWDTVNNAPLNYKAYDVYHLGASFAASDSVTFTARINNLFDQDFTTYDLAFVECDSGTSCILDANGANGYQASYVDHFNNKDKARNLWMSVNVSF
- a CDS encoding GH1 family beta-glucosidase — translated: MNYELPKGSRLLKKEFTYGVATSSFQIEGGVDDRLPCIWDTFCATPGKVKDGSNGDLACDHYNLWRDDIALISSLGVDAYRLSIAWARVMNKDGSLNQQGVDFYIGILDELKAKNIKSFVTLYHWDLPQHIEDQGGWLNRNTAYLFQDYADKLSKAFGDRVYSYATLNEPFCSSYLGYEAGIHAPGLTKKAYGRQSAHHLLLAHGLAMQVLQKNSPNSMNGIVLNFTPAYPLTDSVADQRAAQLADEYFNQWYIKPVFDGAYPDSFALLADEDKPVIEEGDFDIIKAPLDFLGVNFYTRTVYKAAEGRDFIEVDMVDAPKTDIGWEIYPQAFTDLLVSLHQKYKLPPVYITENGAAAADQLHNSEVDDQLRLSYYQSHLNAVHQAVEQGVDIQGYFAWSLMDNFEWAEGYLKRFGIVYVDYNSQQRTVKNSGLAYKRLISNR
- a CDS encoding DUF2271 domain-containing protein, translating into MYKYLVAALLFCCGSAMAQQELEIQVELPKIDTGTYHRPYVAVWIENEQQQPVRLVEAWLEKPDWIKDLRRFWRKLGRSEPQLVDAKTGATKGPGSYKVRWDGKDEQGKAVAAGNYVLFVEAAREQGGRNLAKQAFTWDGSAVQIEIKASKELGKIQLTSVQGK